From Lolium perenne isolate Kyuss_39 chromosome 5, Kyuss_2.0, whole genome shotgun sequence, a single genomic window includes:
- the LOC127304543 gene encoding glycosyltransferase BC10-like, producing MKLKSRRGSVGDEESAGADAVGSLIAPLTPRKDCWWSSALLKAITVLLVLVTGVLIGFAASANISRCYFYTPSSSSSDHQVGGDQGDDSNSNRKTQQTEQQMQGGSSPSPPSFMDFVHPGSPWGHTMSDEELFWRASMVPRVEEYPYQRVPKVAFLFLTRGPLPFARLWERFFRGHNGLYSVYVHALPNYVLNVSASSPFYGRQIPSQEVSWGSITLVDAEKRLLANALLDHSNQRFVLVSESCVPVYNFPTVYEYLVNSAHSYVESYNIDVPQCAGRYNPRMAPDVMEDQWRKGSEWFELSRDLALDIVADKRYHAVFRQHCTPSCYPDEHYIPTYLHLTHGARNANRTITWVDWSRGGPHPARYGKGSVTTEFIQAIRNNGTQCAYNGKPTTVCYLFARKFAPSALGTLINLTTTLLDF from the coding sequence ATGAAGCTCAAGTCTCGGCGTGGCAGCGTCGGGGACGAGGAATCAGCAGGTGCGGACGCCGTCGGGAGCCTGATCGCCCCCCTCACGCCGCGCAAGGACTGCTGGTGGTCCTCGGCGCTCCTCAAGGCCATCACCGTGCTCCTCGTCCTCGTCACCGGCGTCCTCATCGGGTTCGCCGCCAGCGCCAACATCTCACGCTGCTACTTCTACacgccatcgtcgtcgtcgtcggatcATCAGGTTGGTGGTGATCAAGGCGACGACTCCAATTCTAATCGAAAGACGCAGCAGACCGAACAGCAGATGCAGGGCGGTtcatcgccgtcgccgccatcatTCATGGACTTCGTGCACCCCGGCTCCCCGTGGGGCCACACGATGTCCGACGAGGAGCTGTTCTGGCGGGCGTCGATGGTGCCGCGGGTGGAGGAGTACCCGTACCAGCGCGTTCCCAAGGTTGCCTTCCTCTTCCTCACCCGCGGCCCGCTCCCGTTCGCCCGGCTGTGGGAGCGCTTCTTCCGCGGCCACAACGGGCTCTACTCCGTCTACGTGCACGCCCTCCCCAACTACGTCCTCAACGTCTCCGCCTCCTCCCCCTTCTACGGGCGGCAGATCCCGAGCCAGGAGGTGTCGTGGGGCTCCATCACCCTCGTCGACGCCGAGAAGCGGCTCCTCGCCAACGCGCTGCTCGACCACTCCAACCAGCGCTTCGTGCTCGTCTCCGAGAGCTGCGTGCCCGTCTACAActtccccaccgtgtacgagtaCCTCGTCAACTCCGCGCACAGCTACGTGGAGTCGTACAACATCGACGTGCCGCAGTGCGCCGGCCGCTACAACCCGCGCATGGCGCCGGACGTCATGGAGGACCAGTGGCGGAAGGGGTCCGAGTGGTTCGAGCTCAGCCGGGACCTCGCGCTCGACATCGTCGCCGACAAGCGCTACCACGCCGTCTTCAGGCAGCActgcacgccgtcgtgctaccccGACGAGCACTACATCCCGACGTACCTCCACCTCACGCACGGGGCCAGGAACGCCAACCGGACCATCACCTGGGTCGACTGGTCCAGGGGCGGCCCTCACCCGGCCCGCTACGGCAAGGGCAGCGTCACCACGGAGTTCATCCAGGCCATACGGAACAACGGCACGCAGTGCGCCTACAACGGGAAGCCGACCACCGTGTGCTACCTCTTCGCCAGGAAGTTCGCGCCTAGCGCCCTCGGCACGCTCATCAACCTCACCACCACGCTACTCGACTTCtaa